TCTTGTCTTGATATTCCTTAGACTGTAAGAATGCTTGGCCATTTTGATTAAACAAGCCGTTAATTAGTTGCTTTTCTTCTAAATCAGAAGAAGGCTTAGGACTTGGTAAATAGTTATCAAAAAATCGTTTAAGTCCTGCAAAGAAACCATCTTTTTGATCTGTCTCGTCCTGATTGTCAACTGGCGTATCAAACATTAAATCTACATATTTTCCTGTAACCGGAATATCATCCGTTTTATATAATTCACCATTCTTTTCAATCTCAGCGTGAACTACTGTTTTACCATTTAATAAAAACGGACCAAAGCGATCTAGTTCACTTACTTTTTGCCCCGTATCTTTTCCATTTACAAATAGTTCTGCCTCAGGTTCGTTTGAATAAATTTGAACATAACTAACATTAAAAGTTAATTCTTGCGATAACTTATTTTTTGAAGCAGAGGAAAAATCTATATCAACTGAATCCTGAACATCACTATAAACACCTTTATATGAAACAGCCATAGTATACTTTCCAGGTAAAATTTTGTGGTATGTTGTTTCATATTCGTCTTTATTTAAATGTGTAATATGATTATTTAATTTTAATTCTATGTCGTCAATTGGCGAAGAAATCTTTAATTCGAATGGTTGGGCACTTATTAAATATGTTTGA
This genomic interval from Gottfriedia acidiceleris contains the following:
- a CDS encoding TcaA 3rd/4th domain-containing protein, which translates into the protein METQLREQNSLSRAGIRTMRKKRIPSFKRKWMFILIPIIVILITHLTLSYLNSPKRLVKVFDKAVSDNNYKEVTHMLQKGGTGASLDEESVIAFMDYLNSYDVLDKFDDMIQNNKVVNSKLIDSRGNYVLSIKKGSKFLGIYQTYLISAQPFELKISSPIDDIELKLNNHITHLNKDEYETTYHKILPGKYTMAVSYKGVYSDVQDSVDIDFSSASKNKLSQELTFNVSYVQIYSNEPEAELFVNGKDTGQKVSELDRFGPFLLNGKTVVHAEIEKNGELYKTDDIPVTGKYVDLMFDTPVDNQDETDQKDGFFAGLKRFFDNYLPSPKPSSDLEEKQLINGLFNQNGQAFLQSKEYQDKIKKKDTTQKLTSFSMKNSKQDDSGMIITTNESYEITDKHGKTKMKSFEITYHFSRENDELKMDRIVEVKEIK